One Candidatus Paceibacterota bacterium genomic window carries:
- the obgE gene encoding GTPase ObgE, producing the protein MAFIDEMKIEASAGRGGNGVVRWRQEKFIPKGGPAGGDGGRGGDFFVRAVRDIHILSKYKAKKSFTAGRGEDGGNKSLHGKNGEDFYLDLPIGSIITNLETDESWQLASEGEKFMILRGGYGGFGNEHFKSSTNTTPKESREGAEGEKGNFKIELELFADVGFIGLPNAGKTSLLNSLTNAEAKVGDYAFTTLDPNLGEFYGYIIADIPGIIEGASEGKGLGVKFLRHIKRTKMLAHLISFENLTKGSAGMMKVYKEIRKELEKYDKKLGLNKDGEESLASKKEIIVLTKSDVLLQQGESLLKTIEKEVKKFEKISKKVFVISLYDDKSVKKFRDELIKILKFHS; encoded by the coding sequence ATGGCATTTATTGATGAAATGAAAATTGAAGCGTCCGCCGGACGGGGCGGAAATGGTGTCGTGCGCTGGCGCCAGGAAAAATTTATACCCAAAGGCGGACCTGCAGGAGGAGACGGCGGCCGCGGGGGAGATTTCTTTGTACGGGCTGTACGCGATATTCATATACTTTCAAAATACAAAGCAAAAAAAAGTTTTACGGCCGGGCGCGGAGAGGATGGCGGAAATAAAAGCTTGCATGGCAAAAATGGCGAAGACTTTTACCTTGATTTACCGATTGGTTCAATAATTACAAATCTTGAGACTGATGAGAGCTGGCAACTCGCATCTGAGGGAGAGAAATTTATGATCCTAAGAGGCGGTTACGGCGGTTTCGGAAACGAGCATTTTAAAAGCTCTACTAATACGACCCCAAAAGAATCACGTGAGGGAGCGGAGGGTGAAAAAGGAAATTTTAAAATAGAGTTGGAGCTTTTTGCAGATGTGGGTTTTATCGGGCTTCCGAATGCGGGGAAAACTTCTCTACTGAATTCACTGACCAATGCGGAAGCGAAGGTGGGAGATTATGCTTTTACCACTCTTGATCCGAATCTAGGGGAATTTTACGGTTATATTATTGCTGATATTCCTGGAATCATTGAAGGAGCTTCAGAAGGCAAAGGTCTAGGTGTTAAATTTTTGCGCCATATTAAACGCACAAAAATGCTTGCACATCTAATATCCTTTGAGAATTTAACCAAGGGCTCGGCTGGCATGATGAAAGTCTACAAAGAAATCCGCAAAGAGTTAGAAAAATATGATAAAAAATTAGGCTTAAATAAAGATGGTGAAGAGAGTTTGGCTTCCAAGAAAGAAATAATAGTTCTAACAAAAAGCGATGTTCTTCTTCAGCAAGGGGAGTCCTTGCTGAAGACAATAGAAAAAGAAGTGAAAAAATTCGAAAAGATCAGCAAAAAAGTTTTTGTAATTTCTTTATATGATGATAAGTCAGTGAAGAAATTCAGGGATGAATTAATAAAGATTTTAAAGTTTCACTCTTAA
- a CDS encoding response regulator transcription factor, translating into MKILIIEDEENLAKLIKKGLESEGYAVDYLTDGESGENRIFLHHQDYDLIILDLMLPLKSGKEICHNMREMNIHTPVLVLTAKCDSVSKVSLLDIGADDYMSKPFELTELLARIRALTRRPKVSLPVELKVSDLVLSPSDKKVFRNKKDLNLTLKEFRLLEYFMRRPNQVIERVNLVDNIWDFDQNSFSNSVDVYINRLRNKIDKGRKNKLIQTIRGVGYKLKV; encoded by the coding sequence ATGAAGATTTTAATCATTGAAGATGAGGAAAATCTAGCCAAGCTTATCAAAAAAGGTTTGGAATCTGAAGGTTATGCTGTGGACTATTTAACAGACGGAGAATCTGGTGAAAATCGTATTTTTTTACATCATCAAGATTATGATCTAATAATTTTAGACTTGATGCTTCCTTTAAAATCAGGAAAGGAAATTTGCCACAATATGAGAGAAATGAATATTCATACTCCTGTTCTGGTATTAACCGCAAAATGCGATTCAGTCAGCAAAGTATCATTGCTAGACATAGGTGCAGACGATTATATGTCAAAACCTTTCGAACTTACCGAATTATTAGCTAGAATCAGAGCTTTAACCCGCAGACCAAAAGTTTCTCTGCCTGTCGAATTGAAAGTCAGCGATCTGGTTTTATCCCCAAGTGATAAAAAAGTTTTCAGAAACAAAAAAGACTTAAACCTTACCCTAAAGGAATTCAGGCTTCTGGAATATTTTATGCGCCGTCCGAATCAAGTAATAGAAAGAGTTAATCTAGTAGATAATATTTGGGATTTTGATCAAAATTCTTTTTCCAATAGCGTCGATGTCTATATCAATCGATTGAGAAACAAAATAGACAAAGGCAGGAAGAACAAATTAATTCAAACTATTCGCGGAGTGGGGTATAAATTAAAAGTCTGA
- the gatB gene encoding Asp-tRNA(Asn)/Glu-tRNA(Gln) amidotransferase subunit GatB, whose amino-acid sequence MIKKYYPTIGLEVHAELKTQTKMFCGCKNDPDEVKPNVNICPVCMAHPGALPVPNKKAIENVIKVGLAVDGNIADFSEFDRKNYFYPDIPKGYQISQYKYPIVSGGRLAEMDITRIHLEEDTANNKHRDSVSDVGRPKFGRPTSDGEGYSLIDFNRAGVPLMELVTEPHTFETAEETAKKATKFAKELQLVLWYLGVSEANMEKGEMRVEANISISRDQKSLGTKVEVKNLNSFRSVERAVKYEIDRMTELLDSGKGAEIVQETRGWDENKQKTFSQRKKEGSADYRYFPDPDLPKMKLHEAFNLEQIKKELPELPSGKRSRYKSDFGIKDEDIEVYINDPALGFWFEEVAKILVDKNKIKTASNYITSDYIGIKKSNAEARLPQVNNFVELINLVTENKISSRVAKDILAMIVIKDESPLKIATEKNLIQSNDEGALKIIIEKIINENPEVVATYKAGKENAIMSLVGKIIKESNGSANPQIVIKLLKELLK is encoded by the coding sequence ATGATAAAAAAATATTATCCAACAATTGGTCTTGAAGTGCATGCGGAATTAAAAACACAAACGAAGATGTTCTGTGGCTGTAAGAACGATCCAGATGAGGTAAAACCAAATGTAAATATCTGCCCAGTTTGCATGGCGCACCCCGGAGCCTTGCCGGTGCCGAATAAAAAAGCGATTGAGAATGTGATAAAAGTTGGACTTGCTGTAGACGGCAATATTGCGGACTTTTCAGAATTTGATCGCAAAAATTATTTTTATCCGGATATTCCGAAAGGCTATCAGATTTCTCAATACAAATATCCGATAGTTTCTGGTGGAAGATTAGCCGAAATGGATATTACTCGAATACATTTAGAAGAAGACACAGCGAATAACAAACACAGAGATAGTGTGTCGGACGTTGGACGTCCGAAATTCGGACGTCCAACGTCCGACGGGGAAGGATACTCCTTGATTGATTTCAATCGCGCTGGAGTGCCCTTGATGGAGCTTGTCACTGAACCGCATACTTTTGAAACAGCCGAAGAAACCGCCAAAAAAGCCACCAAATTTGCAAAAGAATTACAACTTGTTCTTTGGTATTTGGGAGTCTCAGAAGCGAATATGGAAAAAGGTGAAATGCGTGTAGAAGCGAATATTTCAATTTCAAGAGACCAGAAATCTCTTGGTACAAAAGTAGAAGTAAAAAATTTGAATTCCTTTAGGAGTGTCGAGCGCGCTGTTAAATACGAGATAGATAGAATGACGGAGCTTTTGGATAGTGGAAAAGGCGCAGAGATAGTGCAAGAAACCCGCGGATGGGATGAGAATAAACAGAAAACTTTTTCTCAGAGGAAAAAAGAAGGAAGCGCAGACTATAGATATTTCCCCGATCCTGATTTACCGAAAATGAAATTGCATGAAGCGTTCAATTTAGAGCAAATAAAAAAAGAATTGCCGGAATTGCCATCCGGGAAGCGATCCAGATACAAAAGTGATTTTGGAATAAAAGACGAAGATATTGAGGTCTATATAAATGATCCAGCACTTGGTTTCTGGTTTGAAGAGGTGGCTAAAATTTTAGTTGATAAGAATAAAATAAAAACAGCCTCAAATTATATAACTTCAGACTATATAGGAATAAAGAAATCAAATGCGGAAGCAAGGCTTCCGCAAGTAAATAATTTTGTGGAATTGATAAATTTAGTCACGGAAAATAAAATCTCTTCTCGGGTGGCAAAAGATATTTTAGCTATGATTGTGATAAAAGATGAGTCACCACTGAAAATTGCAACTGAGAAAAATTTAATTCAAAGTAATGACGAAGGAGCGCTTAAAATAATAATAGAAAAAATAATAAATGAAAATCCTGAAGTAGTTGCTACTTATAAAGCTGGTAAAGAAAATGCCATTATGTCTCTCGTTGGGAAAATAATTAAAGAATCTAACGGTTCCGCCAATCCTCAAATTGTTATTAAATTATTAAAAGAATTATTAAAATAG
- a CDS encoding class II fructose-bisphosphate aldolase family protein translates to MKTLREYIKEAEEKKVAIGHFNISNLEGFHGVYNAAKSLNVPVIIGLSEGEEEFIGREEAVALVSTIRERDNFPIFLNADHHHSFGSVKACIDAGFDSAIIDGAKLSFEDNVKITEECVDYARMIRKETGKDILIEAELGYIGEGSNIKDTIPEGAGIFTKTEDAKKFVEMTGMDMLAPSVGSIHGLIKNEQPHIDEKLVAEIKKATGIPLVLHGGSGLSDEDFTKAIAAGISIIHISTEIRLAYDEALKKSLSDNPQETTPYKILEPAVKAIEKIVEARLKLFNGIK, encoded by the coding sequence ATGAAAACTTTACGCGAATATATAAAAGAAGCAGAAGAAAAAAAAGTAGCCATAGGGCATTTTAATATTTCAAATCTAGAAGGTTTTCATGGTGTTTATAATGCGGCGAAAAGCCTAAATGTGCCGGTCATCATCGGTCTTTCTGAAGGAGAAGAAGAATTTATCGGGAGAGAAGAAGCTGTCGCTTTGGTTTCCACTATTCGTGAACGAGATAATTTTCCGATATTTTTAAATGCTGATCATCATCACAGTTTTGGTTCTGTAAAAGCTTGCATTGATGCCGGTTTTGATTCTGCGATTATTGATGGAGCAAAGTTAAGTTTTGAAGATAATGTAAAAATTACAGAAGAATGCGTGGATTACGCCAGAATGATTAGGAAAGAAACAGGCAAAGATATTTTAATAGAGGCAGAGCTCGGTTATATTGGCGAAGGCTCAAATATAAAGGACACAATTCCGGAAGGTGCTGGAATTTTCACCAAGACAGAAGATGCAAAAAAATTTGTGGAAATGACGGGGATGGATATGCTTGCGCCATCCGTCGGCAGTATTCATGGATTAATAAAAAACGAGCAACCTCATATCGATGAAAAACTTGTTGCCGAGATAAAAAAAGCAACAGGAATCCCGTTAGTATTACATGGCGGGTCAGGATTGAGCGACGAAGATTTTACCAAAGCTATTGCGGCAGGTATTTCGATAATCCACATTAGTACAGAGATTCGTTTAGCATATGACGAAGCGCTCAAAAAGTCCTTGTCCGACAATCCGCAAGAAACTACTCCTTACAAAATACTCGAACCAGCCGTGAAGGCGATAGAAAAAATAGTGGAAGCGAGATTGAAACTTTTTAATGGAATAAAATAA
- a CDS encoding 50S ribosomal protein L25, translated as MFAIKAKKREEGIKLDFLRKSGEIPAVFYGAGKDTTSISVPIVEFKKVWRDAGESSAIKVEILDKNIDVLIHEVQVDPVNGEPIHADFLAIDMKKKIRVNVPLKFEGISEAVKSGIGNLVKVMHEFEIEALPSDLPHDLVVDISKLKTLNDQVFVSDVKLPAGVVAINEPTEVVASIVEQVEEKEEAAAPVDLSAIEVEKKGKKDLPSSEDSEGESEKKD; from the coding sequence ATGTTTGCAATTAAAGCTAAAAAGAGAGAGGAGGGCATAAAATTAGATTTTTTAAGAAAGTCTGGTGAAATACCAGCCGTTTTTTATGGAGCAGGGAAGGACACGACTTCCATTTCAGTACCTATTGTTGAATTCAAGAAAGTCTGGAGAGACGCAGGAGAGTCTTCCGCTATCAAAGTTGAAATATTAGACAAAAATATCGATGTGCTCATTCACGAAGTGCAAGTCGACCCGGTAAATGGCGAGCCGATACACGCAGACTTTTTAGCTATTGATATGAAAAAGAAAATACGCGTTAATGTTCCGCTCAAATTTGAAGGAATATCAGAAGCCGTCAAAAGCGGAATCGGAAACTTGGTTAAGGTTATGCATGAATTTGAGATTGAAGCACTGCCTTCTGATTTACCTCACGATCTAGTTGTTGATATTTCTAAATTAAAAACACTCAATGACCAAGTTTTCGTCTCTGACGTAAAACTTCCAGCCGGAGTGGTAGCTATTAATGAGCCGACTGAAGTGGTGGCTTCCATCGTCGAACAAGTAGAAGAAAAAGAAGAAGCAGCAGCACCAGTAGATCTATCTGCAATTGAGGTAGAAAAAAAAGGCAAGAAAGACTTGCCCTCTTCTGAGGATTCTGAGGGAGAATCTGAAAAGAAAGATTAA
- a CDS encoding lytic murein transglycosylase, which produces MTKRIVITFFVSILSLAFIALLVFSLFFTQKVNAAFDCLTLVASSSQSDKDYCRNELAQIEAQLADLLNKQKAQQKATGTLKGDVAYLTSQINALKTKIKARSLAIAQLKINIGEKVNKINTLSNKIDREYASLAQLLRNTNEFDSQNSVTFLLSNDSISGFYSDLESYNSIKQAIKNSVDVINGVKTQTEVEKQGLVIKQDAEADAKAELESAQKSTAKAEADKKQLLEISKQKEAAYKLLAAQKKAQADKIRAALFPLANSSTKIDFGTALAYANDVSNKLGIEPAFLLAILTQESNLGANVGQCYLTDPDTGAGVGKNTGTPFSNVMKPTRDVEPFMEITNALGLNTFKTAVSCPIAGVAGYGGAMGPAQFIPSTWKLFTSRLQDILGHYANPWSPKDSFMASGMYLTDLGAIGTSASAQNRAACKYYGSGGSTCSYSRSVASLKTKIQANIDLL; this is translated from the coding sequence ATGACGAAAAGAATAGTCATAACTTTTTTTGTTTCAATATTAAGTCTTGCATTTATTGCTTTATTAGTTTTCTCTTTGTTTTTTACTCAAAAAGTAAATGCTGCTTTTGATTGTTTGACTTTAGTAGCGTCCTCCAGCCAGTCTGATAAAGATTATTGTCGAAACGAACTAGCTCAAATAGAAGCTCAGCTTGCGGACCTATTAAATAAGCAAAAAGCGCAACAAAAAGCTACAGGCACTCTAAAGGGAGACGTCGCTTATTTGACCTCTCAAATTAATGCCCTAAAAACAAAAATAAAAGCTCGGTCGCTCGCTATCGCTCAATTAAAAATAAATATTGGAGAAAAAGTCAATAAGATCAACACCCTTTCCAATAAAATAGATCGTGAGTATGCATCGCTTGCTCAATTGCTTAGAAATACAAATGAATTTGATAGTCAAAATTCCGTGACTTTTTTATTATCTAACGACAGTATTTCAGGTTTTTATAGCGATCTAGAATCCTACAATTCAATCAAGCAAGCGATAAAAAATTCTGTTGATGTTATAAATGGAGTAAAAACGCAGACAGAAGTCGAAAAACAAGGCCTGGTAATAAAACAAGACGCTGAGGCAGACGCAAAAGCAGAGCTGGAAAGCGCGCAAAAAAGTACCGCCAAAGCGGAAGCTGACAAAAAGCAATTACTCGAAATTTCTAAACAAAAAGAAGCTGCATATAAATTGCTGGCTGCGCAGAAAAAAGCTCAGGCGGACAAAATTCGCGCAGCTTTATTTCCACTTGCAAATTCCTCAACTAAAATTGATTTTGGAACAGCTCTTGCCTACGCCAACGATGTAAGCAATAAGTTGGGAATTGAGCCGGCATTTTTGCTCGCAATTCTTACTCAGGAAAGCAATCTAGGGGCAAACGTTGGCCAATGTTATCTGACTGATCCGGACACCGGCGCAGGTGTAGGTAAAAATACCGGAACACCATTTTCAAATGTTATGAAACCTACACGCGACGTAGAGCCATTTATGGAAATAACAAACGCTCTTGGCTTGAATACATTTAAAACTGCTGTTTCCTGTCCGATAGCGGGGGTAGCAGGATACGGTGGGGCCATGGGGCCTGCACAATTTATCCCTTCAACGTGGAAACTTTTTACTAGTCGCTTGCAGGACATTCTAGGGCATTATGCCAATCCTTGGTCTCCAAAAGATTCTTTTATGGCCTCTGGAATGTATCTCACTGATCTTGGAGCCATAGGTACTAGCGCCAGCGCGCAAAATAGAGCTGCCTGTAAATATTATGGCTCCGGAGGGTCGACGTGTTCATACAGCAGAAGCGTTGCGTCCTTGAAAACAAAAATACAAGCTAATATAGATTTGCTTTAG
- the rpmE gene encoding 50S ribosomal protein L31, whose protein sequence is MKKGTHPKYDLKTKATCACGAIFEVGSTMPSIEMEICSQCHPFYTGNEKIMDTAGRVERFKKRLARGRATAEGAAATTKTKIKK, encoded by the coding sequence ATGAAAAAAGGTACTCATCCAAAATATGATTTAAAAACAAAAGCTACTTGCGCTTGCGGAGCTATTTTTGAGGTTGGTTCTACTATGCCTTCTATTGAGATGGAAATCTGCAGTCAGTGTCATCCTTTTTATACTGGAAATGAAAAAATAATGGATACTGCTGGCCGCGTAGAACGCTTCAAGAAACGCCTCGCCCGTGGCCGGGCTACGGCCGAGGGAGCAGCTGCTACTACTAAAACTAAAATTAAGAAATAA
- a CDS encoding PCRF domain-containing protein → MSLDLEELKKNHNTSYLAGELERLTREEAEVREMLDSDESLHEMAAKELKFIQEERERIEKQVQDILDKDKEAEDKLNESPNEIVLEVRAGAGGDEASLFAWELAHMYEKFSEMQGWQWKVNYESKSDLNGYKEASFEIKGKDVYKKLRYETGVHRVQRIPATEKNGRVHTSTASVAVLPIRKKVNFQINPADFDMEYSRSGGKGGQNVNKVETAVRIIHKPTGLDVRSTNERSQLANREKAMMILTAKLQQLEEEKEASKHAGIRKGQIGTGDRSEKIRTYNFSQDRVTDHRIKKSWHNLPKILEGGIGDIIESIESGVVGEEDVE, encoded by the coding sequence ATGAGCCTAGACCTCGAAGAACTTAAAAAGAATCACAATACGAGCTATTTGGCTGGTGAGCTAGAACGCTTGACACGGGAGGAAGCTGAAGTGCGCGAGATGCTCGACAGCGATGAAAGCTTGCATGAAATGGCTGCGAAGGAACTTAAATTTATCCAAGAAGAACGGGAAAGAATTGAAAAACAAGTGCAAGACATTTTGGACAAAGATAAAGAAGCAGAAGACAAATTAAATGAATCGCCAAATGAAATAGTGCTGGAAGTGCGGGCGGGAGCTGGGGGAGATGAAGCTTCGCTTTTTGCTTGGGAACTTGCGCATATGTATGAAAAATTCTCTGAAATGCAAGGCTGGCAATGGAAGGTGAATTATGAATCAAAAAGTGATTTGAATGGATACAAAGAAGCCAGTTTTGAAATAAAAGGTAAAGATGTTTACAAGAAGCTACGTTATGAAACGGGTGTACATCGAGTGCAGAGAATTCCGGCAACTGAAAAAAATGGCCGAGTGCACACTTCCACCGCGTCGGTGGCAGTGCTTCCGATTAGAAAAAAAGTTAATTTTCAGATTAATCCGGCAGATTTTGATATGGAATATTCTCGTTCCGGCGGAAAAGGAGGGCAAAATGTAAACAAGGTAGAGACGGCGGTGCGCATTATTCACAAGCCTACTGGGCTGGATGTGCGTTCCACAAATGAGCGAAGCCAACTCGCCAATCGCGAAAAGGCAATGATGATTTTGACAGCGAAACTTCAACAATTGGAAGAAGAAAAAGAAGCGAGCAAGCATGCTGGCATTCGCAAGGGGCAAATAGGCACCGGTGATCGCTCGGAAAAAATTCGCACCTACAATTTTTCTCAAGATCGGGTGACAGATCACCGCATCAAAAAATCTTGGCATAATTTGCCTAAAATTCTAGAAGGGGGGATTGGAGACATTATTGAATCTATTGAATCTGGGGTAGTGGGGGAGGAAGATGTGGAATGA
- a CDS encoding RNA-binding protein, which translates to MATKLYVGGLPYSTQEDALKELFAQAGNVVSAVIIMDKMSGRSKGFGFVEMSSQDEASKAISMFNDQEFEGRKLTVNEARPMEARPPRSNGGGYGNNGGGRREY; encoded by the coding sequence ATGGCTACAAAGCTATATGTAGGGGGACTCCCTTACAGCACTCAAGAGGATGCTCTTAAAGAGCTCTTCGCACAAGCTGGAAACGTTGTTTCTGCTGTGATTATCATGGACAAAATGTCCGGTCGTTCAAAAGGTTTTGGTTTCGTAGAAATGTCATCTCAAGATGAAGCTTCAAAAGCTATTTCTATGTTTAATGATCAAGAATTTGAAGGACGAAAACTTACTGTCAACGAAGCTCGCCCTATGGAAGCTCGTCCACCACGTTCAAATGGAGGAGGATATGGCAACAACGGAGGAGGACGCAGAGAATACTAA
- a CDS encoding asparaginase domain-containing protein has protein sequence MKIKIFTGGGTIDKIYSDQKGTLNFSFSDKQAVLELFESKLKLNFEYKVERLLMKDSLEMNDEDRQLIKKACESTIENKILITHGTDTMIDTAKVLSTIPNKVIVLTGASQPYQFRESDAEFNVGVAIGALNVLNQGVYICMNGRVYQWDKCEKRSDGIFMDKN, from the coding sequence ATGAAAATAAAAATTTTTACAGGGGGGGGTACCATCGATAAAATTTATTCGGACCAAAAGGGAACTTTAAATTTTTCTTTTAGTGACAAACAAGCTGTTTTAGAGTTATTTGAAAGTAAGTTAAAGTTAAATTTTGAATATAAAGTTGAGCGTCTTTTGATGAAAGATAGCTTAGAAATGAATGATGAAGATAGGCAGTTAATAAAAAAAGCATGCGAGAGTACAATTGAAAATAAAATTTTAATAACTCACGGCACAGACACAATGATAGATACTGCAAAAGTTTTAAGTACTATTCCAAATAAAGTTATTGTATTGACGGGTGCTTCTCAGCCATACCAATTTCGTGAATCTGACGCGGAATTTAATGTAGGCGTGGCTATTGGCGCTCTTAATGTTTTAAATCAGGGAGTTTATATTTGCATGAACGGAAGAGTTTATCAATGGGATAAATGTGAAAAACGTTCTGATGGAATATTTATGGATAAAAATTAA